The Streptomyces sp. 135 sequence GTAGCGGCGCACGGCCGTGGGTTCGGCGGTGATGCCCGGGAAGTCCTCGGAGCGCTCACGGATCTGGAGGGCCTGCTTGGGCGTGGCCTCGGCGGTGATCGGGATCGGCTGGTAGGGCGAGCCGTTCCAGCAGGGCTGCGGGGTCTTGGAGTCGCACAGGCGGACCTTGTCGGCGACGTCCTTGGGGTCCATGGCGAGGACGTCGGCGAGCTTGGCGAGGACCGCCTTGCCGTCGTCCTTCATCTTCATCAGATCCGTGCGGGACGCGGAGACGACGAGGCGGGTGTGGTTGTCGGCGATCGGCACGCCGCGGGCGTCCAGGATCGAGCCGCGCACGGCGGGCTGGACGACCTGCTGGACGTGGTTGCCCGAGGCCTCCTTGGCGTACTCCTCGCCGTTGCGGATCTGGAGGTACCAGAGGCGGCCGCCGAGGGTGAGCAGGAGGGAGACCACGAGGATCTGGATGACGATGAGACGGATCTGGACGCGTGGGGTCCGTCCGGTCTCCGGAATGTTGGTCACTTCTCCCCTCCCCGGGTGCGGTCGGCTTCCCTGATGCGGTCGGCTCCCCTGATGCGGTCAGCGAAGTGCTTCGCCCTCACAGGCGCTTGACCCCCTTGATGCGTCCGGCGCGTGCGACGCGGGCCCTGGCCGCCTTCGCCCGCAGGCCGCCGCGCTGGCCGCCGATGCTCAGCCCGGTGCCGGAGGAGAGCCAGCCGGCGGAGACGTCGGTGGCCGAGTTGGCGTGCGTGCCCTCCCCCAGCGGGTCGTTCTCGGCCCGCCGGGCGAGCGCGATGATCAGCGGCACCGTGAAGGGCGCGAGCAGCAGGTCGTAGAGCGCGGCGGTGAACAGCAGCCCGGTCAGACCCACGTGGCGGGCGGCGGTGTCCCCGACGAGGGCGCCGACGCCCGCGTACAGCAGCGTCGACCCGAGGGCGGCCCCGACGACCACGACGAGCGGGCCGGTGGCCGAGCGCAGCCGCCCGCTCTCGGGCTTGGCGAGGCCCGCGAGGTAGCCGACGACGCACAGCACCAGCGCGTACCGCCCGGCCGCGTGGTCGGCGGGCGGGGCCAGGTCGGACAGCAGGCCCGCGCCGAAGCCGATGAGGGCTCCGCCGACGTGGCCGTAGACCAGGGCGAGGCCGAGGACGGTGAGCAGCACCAGGTCCGGCACGGCGCCCGGCAGCTGGAGCCGGGCGAGGACGCTGACCTGGATGACCAGGGCGACGACGACGAGGGTGGTGGAGAGCAGGATTCGGTTGAAGCGCATGGGTCCGGGTCTCCTACTGCTCGTCGTTGTCGGCGGCACCGTCGGCTGTGTCCTCGGCCGCACCCTGTGCTGTGCCCTCGGCCGCGCCGTCCTCCGGCTTGCCCGACGGGGTGGCCGTGACGGTCACCGTCGGGATCGGCTTGGGCTTCTCGGGCTTCTTCGGCAGGACCGTGTCGCGCGGGTCCTCGCGGGGCGCCTCGACGACGACGCCGACGATGTCGAGCTTGGTGAACCCGACGTACGGCTTCACGTAGACGTTGCGGGTGAGGTCGCCGCCGGAGGGGTCGACGCGGACGACCTCGCCGACCGGTACACCGGGCACGAACGGCCTGTCCTGCTGCGAGCCGAAGGTGACGAGGCGGTCGCCCTTCTTGACCTTGGCCTTGCCGTTGAGCATCTGGACGGAGAGCGGGCGGTCTCCCTGGCCGGTGGCGAAGCCGAGTTCGTCGGTCTTCTCCAGGCGGGTGCCGACGGTGAAGTCGGGGTCGTTGGCGAGCAGGACGGTCGCGGTGCCGGGTCCGACGGTGGTGACGCGGCCGACCAGGCCGTCGGCGTTCAGGACGGTCATGTCCCGCTTGATGCCGTCGTGGGCGCCGGCGTCGATGGTGACGGTCCAGGAGAAGCCCTGGGCCGCTCCTATGCCGATGACCTCGGCGCCCTTGATGCCGTACTGTCCGGCGCCGGCCTTCTTCAGCATGCCGTCGAGCTGCCGCAGTCGGCTGCGGTTGCGGTCGTCGCTGCCGAGCTTCGCCTTCAACGCGGCGTTCTGGCGCTCCAGTTCGGCGATGCGGTCGTGACGCTCACCGGAGTCACGGACCGCGCCGATGGCGTTGCCGATCGGGTCGACGGCGGAGGACATCCCCTCCTCGACCGGACCGAAGACGCGGGCGGCGGCCCGGCGGGCACCGTCGACCGGTGAGTCCTCACCACCGCGGATGTCCACCGTGATCAAAGCGAACGCGATGGCGATCAGCAGCACCAGGAGCAGCCGGCTCTCTCGTGTGTCCCTCACGTGCGGCGGCGTGCCTTCCTCAATCGGATTCCGTGGACACTGCGCGTTCCACGGGGTTCTGGGGAATTGTTCTGCCTTGCCTGAATTCTGTTCTTGCCTCTATATCAACGATCCGCCGCACGAGGTGGCAGGCACTCGTACGGCGGATGTTTTCCGTTCAGATCATCTGCGGGGCTGGGCGTCCAGCACCTGCTGCAACGCCTCGAACTCCTCGACGCACTTTCCGGAGCCGAGCGCCACGCTGTCCAGCGGGTCCTCGGCGATGTGGATCGGCATGCCGGTCTCGCGGCGCAGCCGCTCGTCGAGGCCGCGCAGCAGGGCGCCGCCGCCGGTCAGGACGATGCCGCGGTCCATGACGTCACCCGAGAGCTCGGGCGGGCACTTGTCGAGGGTCGTCTTGACCGCGTCGACGATGGCGTTGACCGGCTCCTCGATGGCCTTGCGGACCTCGGCGGCCGAGATGACCACCGTCTTGGGCAGCCCCGAGACCAGGTCACGGCCGCGGATCTCGGTGTGCTCGTCGGCGTCCATGTCGTATGCCGAACCGATGGTGATCTTGATCTGCTCGGCCGTGCGCTCACCGAGGAGGAGGGAGTACTCCTTCTTGATGTGCTGGATGATCGCGTTGTCCAGCTCGTCGCCCGCGACGCGGATCGACTGTGCCGTGACGATTCCGCCGAGCGAGATGACGGCGACCTCGGTGGTGCCGCCGCCGATGTCGACCACCATGTTGCCCGTGGCCTCGTGGACCGGCAGGCCGGAGCCGATGGCGGCCGCCATGGGCTCCTCGATGATGTGCACCTGGCGGGCGCCGGCCTGCGAGGAGGCCTCGATGACGGCGCGGCGCTCCACTCCGGTGATGCCCGAGGGTACGCAGACGACCACGCGCGGGCGGGCGAGGTAGCGCCGCTTGTGGATCTTGAGGATGAAGTAGCGGAGCATCCGCTCGGTGATCTCGAAGTCGGCGATGACGCCGTCCTTCAGCGGGCGGACCGCCACGATGTTGCCGGGCGTGCGCCCGATCATCTTCTTCGCTTCCGCGCCGACCGCGAGGATGCCACCGGTGTTGGTGTTGATCGCGACGACGGACGGTTCGTTGAGTACGATCCCCCGACCCCTGACGTACACCAGCGTGTTGGCGGTCCCGAGGTCGACAGCCATGTCACGGCCGATGAACGACATGTTGTTCCCCATGAGGATGCGTCTGGCCTTCCCTATTGGAGCTTGTGATGGCTTTTTAGGTAGGCGAGGTGGGTGCTGAGTGGCAGTGGAGGCTTCCATCGTAGTCTCGGCCGCGCGAAGACGGCGCGAGGGTCTGCGCCATTGTCAGCAGATGATGTACCGCCCCGCTCTTGGAGACGTGCCATCGGGGGCACGGGTTCCCCCAATTG is a genomic window containing:
- the mreD gene encoding rod shape-determining protein MreD, which gives rise to MRFNRILLSTTLVVVALVIQVSVLARLQLPGAVPDLVLLTVLGLALVYGHVGGALIGFGAGLLSDLAPPADHAAGRYALVLCVVGYLAGLAKPESGRLRSATGPLVVVVGAALGSTLLYAGVGALVGDTAARHVGLTGLLFTAALYDLLLAPFTVPLIIALARRAENDPLGEGTHANSATDVSAGWLSSGTGLSIGGQRGGLRAKAARARVARAGRIKGVKRL
- the mreC gene encoding rod shape-determining protein MreC; this encodes MRDTRESRLLLVLLIAIAFALITVDIRGGEDSPVDGARRAAARVFGPVEEGMSSAVDPIGNAIGAVRDSGERHDRIAELERQNAALKAKLGSDDRNRSRLRQLDGMLKKAGAGQYGIKGAEVIGIGAAQGFSWTVTIDAGAHDGIKRDMTVLNADGLVGRVTTVGPGTATVLLANDPDFTVGTRLEKTDELGFATGQGDRPLSVQMLNGKAKVKKGDRLVTFGSQQDRPFVPGVPVGEVVRVDPSGGDLTRNVYVKPYVGFTKLDIVGVVVEAPREDPRDTVLPKKPEKPKPIPTVTVTATPSGKPEDGAAEGTAQGAAEDTADGAADNDEQ
- a CDS encoding rod shape-determining protein, giving the protein MSFIGRDMAVDLGTANTLVYVRGRGIVLNEPSVVAINTNTGGILAVGAEAKKMIGRTPGNIVAVRPLKDGVIADFEITERMLRYFILKIHKRRYLARPRVVVCVPSGITGVERRAVIEASSQAGARQVHIIEEPMAAAIGSGLPVHEATGNMVVDIGGGTTEVAVISLGGIVTAQSIRVAGDELDNAIIQHIKKEYSLLLGERTAEQIKITIGSAYDMDADEHTEIRGRDLVSGLPKTVVISAAEVRKAIEEPVNAIVDAVKTTLDKCPPELSGDVMDRGIVLTGGGALLRGLDERLRRETGMPIHIAEDPLDSVALGSGKCVEEFEALQQVLDAQPRR